The following coding sequences are from one Lysinibacillus sp. FSL W8-0992 window:
- a CDS encoding S-layer homology domain-containing protein codes for MKKTILAGALSIACFTGGFGLQAYAQEKVDVANIIHPKQVVASTNQVQSMSYQDIYKMFLLSKLVNEDDDVTIVTSKDSIIIKMSLKGLMASYTDGTNLFPEGEQALQENFDEFKKLYGDAIQMRITQSGNGFKAEIFTAGKWEAASNTDMGDLITVLNRADLDLKPGGYFTDAIGHWAESYIQLLYQAGIVTGTTDTTFNPNGQVTRGQLAAMIFRASGLDVNEDYEGPASYKDMQGFWGAKEVAILQEYGLLEIFDGNYFEPNKPATREEMAHVTASYLEAMEFDIAKANKNNTFTDKDQMRKEAVESIGLLQQLGIIEGASGKFNPKGNLTRAQFSKILSLTLMTVSEE; via the coding sequence ATGAAGAAAACAATTTTAGCTGGAGCCTTAAGTATTGCATGTTTTACAGGAGGTTTTGGCTTACAAGCATATGCACAAGAAAAAGTCGATGTTGCAAACATTATTCATCCTAAACAAGTCGTTGCATCGACTAATCAAGTACAATCGATGTCCTATCAAGATATTTACAAAATGTTTTTACTTTCTAAGCTAGTCAATGAGGATGATGATGTAACAATAGTTACATCTAAAGATAGCATTATTATAAAAATGTCCCTTAAAGGATTAATGGCATCCTACACAGATGGGACAAACTTATTCCCAGAAGGTGAACAGGCATTACAAGAAAACTTTGATGAGTTTAAAAAGCTGTATGGTGATGCGATTCAAATGCGCATTACTCAATCTGGTAATGGCTTCAAGGCTGAAATTTTTACAGCGGGGAAATGGGAAGCAGCAAGTAATACAGATATGGGTGATTTAATTACGGTATTAAACCGTGCTGACCTTGATTTAAAACCAGGTGGGTATTTTACAGATGCGATTGGCCATTGGGCTGAAAGCTATATCCAATTGCTTTATCAGGCTGGAATCGTAACTGGTACTACTGATACAACATTCAATCCGAATGGACAAGTAACACGTGGTCAATTAGCTGCGATGATTTTCCGTGCTTCAGGATTAGATGTAAATGAAGATTATGAAGGACCTGCTTCTTACAAAGATATGCAAGGTTTCTGGGGAGCTAAGGAAGTAGCGATTTTACAAGAGTACGGGTTACTCGAAATTTTCGATGGTAATTATTTTGAGCCAAACAAACCTGCTACACGTGAAGAGATGGCTCATGTTACGGCAAGTTACTTAGAAGCGATGGAATTCGATATCGCAAAGGCTAACAAAAATAATACCTTTACGGATAAGGATCAAATGCGTAAGGAAGCTGTGGAATCTATTGGTTTATTACAGCAATTGGGGATTATTGAAGGTGCAAGTGGCAAGTTTAATCCAAAAGGCAATCTGACTCGTGCGCAGTTTTCTAAAATTTTATCACTTACGTTGATGACAGTGAGTGAAGAGTAA
- a CDS encoding ABC transporter ATP-binding protein, translating into MTLFTMENVRKTFTNGEVQEEILKGINMTLKEGEVTALVGASGSGKSTLLTIAAGLQPTSDGQIIFEGKNMTALTKEQVRQVRASKFGFVFQFAHLVPFLTVEEQLLLMLEVSESALKKHEQQREVERLLKLVGMDHRKNAYPSSLSGGEKQRVAIARAIIHKPKVLFADEPTASLDSKRSKDVMELIRDLTKTLNITTLMVTHDEEMLSYTDQVIKMNDGKIVQNQL; encoded by the coding sequence ATGACGCTATTTACAATGGAGAATGTTAGAAAAACGTTTACGAATGGTGAAGTGCAAGAAGAAATATTAAAAGGGATTAATATGACGCTTAAAGAAGGAGAGGTAACGGCGTTAGTAGGTGCATCTGGCTCTGGTAAAAGTACACTTCTAACGATTGCTGCAGGGTTGCAACCTACATCTGATGGCCAAATTATTTTTGAAGGGAAAAACATGACAGCTTTGACTAAAGAACAAGTGCGACAAGTTCGGGCAAGTAAATTCGGCTTTGTTTTTCAATTTGCTCACTTAGTTCCTTTTTTAACAGTAGAAGAACAGCTTTTACTTATGCTTGAAGTGTCTGAATCAGCATTAAAGAAACACGAGCAGCAAAGAGAGGTAGAGCGACTTTTAAAATTAGTCGGGATGGATCATCGGAAAAATGCCTATCCTTCATCATTATCAGGTGGAGAGAAGCAACGAGTTGCCATTGCGCGAGCAATTATTCATAAACCGAAAGTTCTTTTTGCGGATGAACCTACAGCAAGTTTAGATTCCAAAAGATCTAAGGATGTCATGGAGTTAATTAGGGATCTAACAAAAACATTAAACATTACAACTTTAATGGTTACACATGACGAAGAAATGCTGTCATATACAGATCAGGTCATTAAAATGAATGATGGTAAAATTGTACAAAATCAATTATAG
- a CDS encoding FAD-binding protein codes for MKWDASYDVVVVGSGAAGLTAGLTAKLQGMKSLVIEKTDRYGGASALSGGALWIPNNHVIKGAGVPDTHELARLYLDSTIGDRVPTTLKEAYITQGPEMLMFLNHHTNHMRFQYATGYSDYYPEKPGGLSQGRSIEPLIFDLQKMGTLADTMRRSIMSTKGFTMNSYEFHKVNMIRRTMKGKTTALKLGMRLVKSKITGSEPVALGQSLIARLRMSLAEANGELWVSTAFKDFIVKNNRVIGLIVERDGQEMQIEAKKGVVLSSGGFSHNQAYREKYLPSPTNAKWTSTPEGQTGDCIEPSVKIGGTLDLMDKVWGAPSVLDPEGHPFFLVADRGVPNMMVVDNLGNRFLNEAAPYHEFVDNMFAHHKKTNTGIPSWILIDATAKSRYIFTGLFPGQAFPKSWFDNDIVKSGKTIEELASQMGVPSENLIETVARFNTFARNGHDDDFNRGESAYDNYYGDPTLKNPNLAELKDAPYYALRLYPGDIGTKGGLVIDEHARVVKKDGTPIEGLYASGNCSASIMGETYPGPGATLGPGMTMSYIATSHMAQSSKQEIATLIEA; via the coding sequence ATGAAATGGGATGCGAGTTATGATGTAGTAGTAGTAGGATCAGGCGCTGCAGGTTTGACAGCAGGACTAACAGCAAAGTTGCAAGGGATGAAATCATTAGTCATTGAAAAAACTGATCGTTACGGTGGAGCATCTGCCCTATCAGGTGGAGCACTATGGATTCCAAATAATCATGTCATTAAAGGTGCAGGTGTTCCTGACACGCATGAACTAGCACGTTTGTACTTAGATTCAACTATTGGTGATCGTGTGCCAACCACATTAAAAGAGGCTTATATAACGCAAGGGCCTGAAATGTTAATGTTTTTAAATCATCATACTAATCACATGCGTTTCCAATATGCTACAGGCTATTCGGATTATTATCCTGAAAAACCAGGTGGCCTTTCACAAGGGCGCTCTATTGAGCCACTTATTTTTGATTTGCAGAAGATGGGAACTTTAGCTGATACGATGCGCCGGTCTATTATGTCGACTAAAGGCTTCACGATGAATAGCTATGAATTCCATAAGGTAAATATGATAAGACGTACAATGAAAGGAAAAACAACAGCACTAAAATTAGGGATGCGCTTAGTGAAGTCTAAAATAACAGGTAGTGAGCCTGTAGCGTTAGGACAATCGTTAATTGCACGCTTACGTATGTCACTTGCAGAAGCGAATGGGGAGTTATGGGTCTCAACGGCATTTAAAGATTTTATCGTAAAGAATAATCGCGTGATTGGTTTAATCGTAGAACGGGATGGACAAGAAATGCAGATTGAAGCCAAAAAAGGTGTAGTGCTTTCATCTGGTGGCTTTTCACACAATCAAGCGTACCGAGAGAAATATTTGCCTTCCCCAACCAATGCCAAATGGACATCGACTCCAGAAGGACAAACCGGTGATTGTATTGAACCAAGCGTTAAAATTGGGGGAACGTTAGATTTAATGGATAAAGTATGGGGGGCGCCTTCAGTATTAGATCCAGAAGGACATCCATTCTTTTTAGTGGCAGACCGTGGCGTACCAAATATGATGGTGGTAGACAATTTAGGCAATCGTTTTTTAAATGAAGCTGCCCCTTATCATGAGTTTGTAGATAATATGTTTGCACATCATAAAAAAACGAATACTGGAATACCTTCGTGGATTCTTATTGATGCAACTGCGAAGAGTCGATATATATTTACAGGTTTGTTCCCTGGACAAGCTTTCCCAAAAAGCTGGTTTGACAATGATATTGTGAAAAGCGGGAAAACAATAGAGGAATTGGCAAGTCAAATGGGTGTACCATCAGAAAATTTAATTGAAACGGTTGCGCGTTTTAATACATTTGCACGTAATGGACACGATGATGATTTCAATCGAGGGGAAAGTGCTTACGATAACTATTACGGTGATCCTACATTAAAAAACCCAAATTTAGCTGAATTGAAGGATGCACCTTATTATGCACTACGGTTATATCCAGGTGATATTGGCACGAAAGGGGGGCTCGTTATAGATGAACATGCTAGGGTTGTAAAGAAGGACGGAACACCAATTGAAGGCTTGTATGCATCTGGTAATTGCTCCGCTTCGATAATGGGCGAAACTTATCCAGGACCGGGTGCTACACTAGGACCAGGAATGACGATGAGTTATATCGCAACGTCACATATGGCGCAAAGTAGTAAACAAGAAATAGCAACTCTTATTGAAGCTTAA
- a CDS encoding tryptophan-rich sensory protein: MKWAALLSFLIMITVNVIASTIGINGKTTGEVSNQLQVLFMPAGYVFSIWLVIYIVLGIWLVIHLFRKKANQETAIISLVTSTCLYNIAWLLCWHYEYFSLSIVMMIGLLVSLIFIYRSYPKGDTRFAGRLPFSIYLGWISVALMANISYVLTYYQWDGFGISDVWWANLLLFVATCLAIYIRYVEVDFLFPIVIIWSFIGIAVKNGVDAGSLFYMPLLYSAVLVIWIFIGKRR, encoded by the coding sequence ATGAAATGGGCTGCACTTTTGAGCTTTTTAATCATGATTACTGTTAATGTTATAGCAAGTACAATAGGTATTAATGGCAAAACAACAGGAGAAGTATCTAACCAACTACAGGTGCTGTTTATGCCAGCAGGCTATGTTTTTTCTATATGGCTTGTTATTTATATAGTTTTAGGAATATGGCTTGTTATTCATTTATTCCGGAAGAAAGCCAATCAAGAGACAGCCATCATAAGTCTTGTAACGTCAACTTGTCTGTATAATATTGCTTGGCTTTTATGTTGGCATTATGAATACTTTTCGTTATCGATCGTCATGATGATTGGACTCCTAGTCAGTTTAATTTTTATTTATAGAAGTTATCCGAAAGGGGATACCCGTTTTGCAGGGAGATTACCTTTTTCGATTTACTTGGGCTGGATTAGTGTTGCCTTAATGGCGAATATTAGTTATGTTTTGACGTACTATCAGTGGGATGGCTTTGGTATATCAGATGTATGGTGGGCAAATTTGTTGCTCTTCGTTGCCACATGTCTTGCTATTTATATTCGCTATGTGGAAGTAGATTTTTTGTTTCCAATAGTTATTATTTGGTCTTTTATCGGCATTGCTGTGAAAAATGGGGTAGATGCTGGAAGCTTATTTTATATGCCTTTACTGTATAGTGCTGTGCTTGTTATATGGATTTTTATCGGAAAGCGGAGATAA
- a CDS encoding AraC family transcriptional regulator, translating into MKITIEELAESRIAFFRNVGEYGEKQNKELMESFKQWVLENGVFDNSPILAIPQDNPAVTPKEECRYDVCVIIQNDYHVAKPAQVGTFTGGKYAVFLLDHTKEAVSEFWGNIFSEIAKHNLSIRQQPIIERYTSQMIENHLCEILVPIQ; encoded by the coding sequence ATGAAAATAACTATTGAAGAATTAGCAGAATCAAGAATTGCCTTTTTTAGAAACGTCGGTGAATATGGTGAAAAGCAAAACAAAGAACTAATGGAATCCTTTAAGCAATGGGTACTGGAAAATGGAGTATTTGATAATTCACCAATTTTAGCTATACCACAAGATAATCCAGCAGTTACACCGAAAGAAGAATGTCGTTATGATGTTTGCGTCATTATTCAAAACGATTATCATGTGGCAAAGCCTGCTCAGGTTGGTACATTCACTGGAGGGAAATATGCGGTTTTCCTGTTAGACCATACGAAAGAGGCAGTCAGCGAATTTTGGGGCAATATTTTTTCTGAAATCGCAAAACATAATCTATCCATTAGACAACAACCAATAATTGAAAGATATACCTCGCAAATGATTGAAAATCATCTATGTGAAATATTAGTTCCTATTCAGTAA
- the hepT gene encoding type VII toxin-antitoxin system HepT family RNase toxin: protein MSHEVILNKVATIERCIKRIHEVYEQDPNNLKDFTKQDSIILNIQRACEASIDLGMHLVSERKLGLPKTSREAFLLLQEDGIINAQLAKSLMNMVGFRNIAVHDYQAIKLDILQAIIEQHLDDFKSFAKQLLALI, encoded by the coding sequence ATGAGTCATGAGGTTATTTTAAATAAAGTGGCCACAATTGAGCGCTGTATAAAAAGGATTCATGAAGTTTACGAGCAAGATCCAAACAATTTAAAGGATTTTACTAAACAGGATAGTATTATTTTAAATATTCAGCGTGCTTGTGAAGCAAGTATTGATTTAGGAATGCACCTTGTAAGTGAGAGAAAGTTAGGTTTACCTAAGACGAGTAGAGAAGCATTTCTTTTGTTGCAAGAAGATGGTATCATTAATGCACAATTAGCAAAATCGTTGATGAACATGGTTGGATTCCGAAATATTGCTGTACATGATTATCAGGCGATTAAGCTAGATATTTTACAGGCAATTATAGAGCAACATCTTGACGATTTTAAATCTTTTGCGAAACAACTATTAGCTTTAATTTAA
- a CDS encoding 3-hydroxyacyl-CoA dehydrogenase, which yields MNYQNITVAGSGVLGSQIAYQSAFKGFNVTVYDINDEALKNAQDRITKLKPLYQHDLGATQEEVDAAYARLSFKSDLAEAVANADLVIEAIPEVVKIKTDFYTNLGKVAPAKTIFATNSSTLLPSQFAEATGRPEKFLALHFANTIWVNNTAEIMKHPGTDMKVFDEVVEFARAIGMVPLTLYKEQPGYILNSLLVPFLDAAEMLLVKEVSDPETIDKTWMIGTGAPLGPFAILDVVGINTAHNIVEAKAAATGDDNMKKLSNLLKTEYIDKGKLGRATGEGFYKYPNPSFSKPDFLKG from the coding sequence ATGAACTATCAAAACATTACTGTAGCAGGAAGTGGCGTTTTAGGAAGTCAAATTGCTTATCAGTCTGCTTTTAAAGGATTTAACGTTACTGTGTACGATATTAATGACGAAGCTTTAAAAAATGCGCAGGATCGCATTACAAAGTTAAAACCATTATACCAACACGATTTGGGTGCGACACAGGAAGAAGTAGATGCTGCTTATGCGCGTCTTTCATTTAAAAGTGACTTAGCCGAAGCTGTAGCAAATGCAGACCTTGTTATCGAAGCGATTCCTGAGGTTGTAAAAATCAAAACAGACTTTTACACTAATTTAGGCAAAGTTGCCCCAGCAAAAACAATTTTCGCAACTAACTCATCTACTTTATTACCAAGCCAATTTGCTGAAGCTACAGGTCGCCCTGAGAAGTTTTTAGCATTACATTTTGCTAATACAATTTGGGTAAACAATACAGCTGAAATTATGAAACATCCAGGTACAGATATGAAAGTATTTGATGAGGTCGTTGAATTTGCTCGTGCTATTGGAATGGTGCCACTAACATTATATAAAGAACAACCTGGCTATATTTTAAACTCTCTACTCGTGCCATTTTTAGATGCAGCTGAAATGCTATTAGTAAAAGAAGTATCTGATCCTGAAACAATCGACAAAACTTGGATGATTGGGACAGGTGCTCCTCTTGGACCATTTGCTATTTTAGACGTTGTAGGTATCAATACCGCTCATAACATTGTAGAGGCAAAAGCTGCTGCAACTGGTGATGACAACATGAAAAAGCTTTCTAACTTGTTAAAAACAGAGTATATCGACAAAGGCAAATTAGGACGAGCAACAGGAGAAGGCTTCTACAAATATCCAAACCCAAGCTTCTCAAAACCTGATTTCCTTAAAGGATAA
- a CDS encoding ABC transporter permease: MNLAIKEMKKNKVRFLILGSIVFLVSLLTFIISGLANGLSQDNAALIKDLPAGQFYMNKDADETYNLSKIDSSTQNEMLNKQKDAVAFSIQMGFINDKAGKQQSVAFVTATDSPLFENVKHEEIILDSSLKDKGIQVGDTVTNNQFSGKFIVKGFVEQKKYSHAPVAYISMEDYKEIYRVEEMQLVFAPDGDATQSYTGLQAFSKNDFLNTIPSYSAEQMSLNMIVWFLVVISGMLFAIFFYMMNVQKIGLYGILKAIGLKTSKLFKMIWTQMVVITIISLALSIALSQIFNQFAPQGMPFSLSLATTTQLSIVFIIIGFIGATISGIQIKKIQPLQAIQQGEV, from the coding sequence ATGAACCTAGCTATAAAAGAAATGAAGAAAAATAAAGTACGATTTTTGATTTTAGGTTCCATTGTTTTTCTGGTGAGTTTATTAACCTTTATTATTTCAGGTTTAGCAAATGGACTATCGCAAGACAATGCGGCGCTAATAAAAGATTTACCAGCAGGACAGTTTTATATGAATAAGGATGCAGATGAAACGTACAATCTGTCAAAAATAGATAGCAGTACCCAAAATGAAATGTTAAACAAACAAAAGGATGCTGTAGCCTTCTCAATTCAAATGGGCTTTATAAATGATAAGGCAGGGAAGCAGCAAAGCGTAGCCTTTGTAACTGCTACCGATTCACCACTATTTGAAAATGTAAAACATGAGGAAATTATTTTAGATAGCTCATTAAAGGATAAAGGTATACAGGTAGGCGATACAGTAACAAATAATCAATTTAGTGGCAAGTTTATTGTAAAAGGCTTTGTTGAGCAAAAGAAATATAGTCATGCTCCTGTAGCTTATATAAGCATGGAGGATTACAAAGAAATTTATCGTGTCGAAGAAATGCAATTAGTTTTCGCTCCAGATGGGGATGCTACTCAATCCTATACGGGATTACAAGCATTTTCAAAAAATGATTTTTTAAATACAATTCCTAGTTATAGCGCAGAGCAAATGTCTCTTAATATGATAGTTTGGTTTTTAGTTGTAATTAGTGGCATGCTGTTTGCAATCTTTTTCTACATGATGAACGTTCAAAAGATTGGTTTGTACGGTATTTTAAAAGCAATCGGTTTAAAAACGAGTAAGCTATTTAAAATGATTTGGACGCAAATGGTCGTTATTACGATTATTTCACTTGCGTTATCTATTGCGCTAAGTCAAATTTTCAATCAATTTGCACCACAAGGAATGCCATTTAGTTTAAGTTTAGCAACGACAACACAATTGTCGATTGTATTCATCATTATTGGTTTTATTGGTGCAACAATTTCAGGTATCCAAATTAAAAAAATTCAACCATTACAAGCGATACAGCAAGGAGAGGTCTAA
- a CDS encoding GNAT family N-acetyltransferase, with translation MLEYRLVTTINELETYKDTWSEILEREKNDNPFIEYEWISTWWMIVGHDVNVEIYIVEHKGEAIAFFPLVHTRRFSSIHQFSFLGQGLASYMEVIAEKRWKEQAVHYLLKELTSKFSRVLFVLHGLLESKDTSQILEKYTLAHQLPYSVFRVVTPYIDFKSIELPDFLAQHKRRLKSINRREKRLKEFGNITYQKAHAGSLDNMFRLFEKRWQKKMDTSGFTDERTKAFFEQLAKQQNGALCLKVHSLQFENTWIGFTLDICCRGRNFCHAMGHEPDFNMFGPGRLIEKENMLKAQSMNFRLYDFGVGYEPYKFDWYTHLDFTRKFIMSTTGMREQALRNVMVLQESMLAMVKTNRRIVEWKRNTLGELRYLFTKANMNEWLSMLKCKVFNGHVFNIYYLDEKMCHNKSNFQEINIQSVLDHDQRTELLAHYFKGYKLYGQKQEISFLRHDKLIQEEADGFMQELPPNTTYIKNYELPKLQIIVDEVQREGRAICTSANWFEWRKRRTLNALGFRRVERVWVNQLLKWKKVHRQEKKWVKFFSKQGQQSEHSWHLALLSFLI, from the coding sequence GTGCTAGAGTATAGACTCGTGACAACGATTAACGAGCTAGAGACATATAAGGATACTTGGTCTGAAATACTTGAACGTGAAAAAAACGATAATCCTTTTATAGAATATGAATGGATTTCGACGTGGTGGATGATAGTTGGGCACGATGTGAATGTGGAAATTTACATTGTTGAGCATAAGGGGGAAGCTATAGCGTTTTTCCCGTTAGTTCATACAAGAAGATTTAGTAGTATCCACCAATTTAGCTTTTTAGGACAAGGACTTGCCTCTTATATGGAGGTAATTGCCGAAAAAAGATGGAAAGAGCAGGCTGTGCATTATTTATTAAAGGAACTTACAAGCAAATTTTCCCGAGTCCTCTTCGTATTACATGGTTTACTGGAAAGTAAGGATACATCTCAAATATTAGAAAAATATACGTTAGCACATCAATTGCCCTATTCAGTTTTTCGTGTTGTCACGCCTTATATAGATTTTAAGTCGATTGAATTACCCGATTTTTTAGCACAGCATAAGCGAAGATTAAAGAGTATTAATCGTCGAGAAAAGCGGTTGAAGGAATTTGGAAACATAACTTATCAAAAAGCACATGCTGGAAGTTTAGATAATATGTTTCGATTGTTTGAAAAAAGATGGCAAAAGAAAATGGATACGAGTGGATTTACAGACGAACGAACGAAGGCATTTTTTGAACAGCTTGCAAAGCAGCAAAATGGAGCACTATGTTTAAAAGTTCATAGTTTGCAATTTGAGAATACTTGGATTGGCTTTACATTAGATATTTGTTGTCGAGGGAGAAATTTTTGTCATGCTATGGGGCATGAACCTGATTTCAATATGTTTGGACCTGGACGTTTAATTGAAAAGGAAAATATGCTAAAGGCACAAAGTATGAACTTTCGTCTATACGATTTTGGTGTTGGGTATGAGCCTTATAAGTTTGACTGGTATACACATTTAGATTTTACAAGAAAATTTATTATGAGTACTACAGGGATGAGGGAACAAGCGCTTCGTAATGTAATGGTGCTGCAAGAATCGATGTTAGCCATGGTGAAAACAAATCGCAGGATTGTAGAGTGGAAACGTAATACATTAGGAGAATTACGATACTTGTTCACAAAAGCTAATATGAATGAGTGGTTATCGATGCTGAAATGTAAGGTTTTTAATGGACATGTATTTAATATTTATTATTTGGATGAAAAAATGTGCCACAATAAATCTAACTTCCAGGAAATAAATATTCAATCGGTGCTCGACCACGATCAGCGAACTGAGCTCCTTGCTCATTATTTTAAAGGCTATAAGCTCTATGGACAGAAACAGGAAATTTCATTTTTGCGACATGATAAATTAATCCAAGAGGAAGCGGATGGGTTTATGCAAGAATTGCCACCAAATACTACATATATTAAAAATTATGAACTACCTAAACTCCAAATTATTGTAGATGAAGTGCAACGAGAAGGGCGTGCAATTTGTACCTCGGCTAATTGGTTTGAGTGGCGAAAGCGTAGGACGTTGAATGCATTAGGTTTTCGAAGGGTAGAACGTGTATGGGTAAATCAACTGTTGAAGTGGAAAAAAGTGCATCGTCAAGAAAAGAAATGGGTGAAATTTTTTTCGAAACAAGGACAGCAATCAGAACATAGCTGGCACCTAGCACTACTTTCCTTTCTAATATAA
- a CDS encoding zinc transporter family protein: MILGGFLFFSVSIGGTIAWVFSKLFQHTTQGLSLLCGGFLVGLLVLDIIPSSFQMYKSFGMLLGILIGYLIFQLLSSLFHPTNHQNPSVSLLAIAMVIHTIPISLTIGNLLGNSALSITMTASIILHHLPEGFALTTASLSQSGRLWKLFIYFIGFSIFFVFFVFIGQYWNLTIKAQGMLMGLSIGLIGTASISEFILHHVRSVTLKSFMTYILFGYFLSYMFHTFVG; encoded by the coding sequence ATGATACTTGGTGGATTTCTTTTTTTCAGCGTTAGCATAGGTGGAACAATCGCTTGGGTTTTCTCTAAGCTGTTTCAACATACAACCCAAGGTTTATCATTATTATGTGGTGGTTTTTTAGTAGGATTGCTCGTACTAGATATCATTCCCTCCTCTTTTCAAATGTACAAGTCTTTTGGCATGTTATTAGGCATACTTATTGGCTATTTAATATTTCAATTACTTAGTAGTTTATTTCACCCTACAAATCATCAAAACCCCTCCGTTTCTTTGCTTGCAATAGCAATGGTCATCCATACAATTCCTATTAGTCTTACTATTGGAAACTTACTTGGTAATTCCGCCCTTAGTATTACAATGACAGCATCAATCATTCTTCATCATCTTCCGGAAGGGTTTGCACTTACAACAGCATCTCTTTCACAAAGCGGAAGACTATGGAAACTATTCATTTATTTCATCGGATTTTCGATATTCTTTGTATTTTTCGTTTTCATTGGTCAATATTGGAATTTAACAATTAAGGCACAAGGAATGTTAATGGGCCTCTCAATAGGATTAATCGGCACGGCTAGTATTTCAGAATTTATTTTGCACCATGTACGATCAGTAACCTTAAAATCCTTTATGACATATATTTTATTCGGCTATTTTTTAAGCTATATGTTTCATACATTTGTAGGCTAA
- a CDS encoding NUMOD4 domain-containing protein: MTLTKQQALQALNKNKFIGFTISTGNIIIKKINKTDYNIFVYEEGNEKPMHYVGSIMNVMATMSDKASNKDFIIVEQLPEENKTETPANGANEQKSVKKTVIKTANLDEQSRAIAGYEELYEITESGRIITVRENRALARCNDEYGFHIVRLTKDGTASNHNVFELWKQAFPELEQTNFKGALKAKYGTGCKLIDKPGIHF; this comes from the coding sequence ATGACTTTAACTAAACAACAAGCACTACAAGCACTTAATAAAAACAAATTTATCGGTTTTACGATTTCAACAGGAAATATTATTATAAAAAAGATTAATAAAACCGACTATAATATTTTCGTATATGAAGAAGGTAATGAAAAACCAATGCATTATGTAGGTTCCATTATGAACGTAATGGCGACGATGAGTGATAAAGCTTCAAATAAGGATTTTATTATCGTCGAGCAACTTCCTGAGGAAAATAAAACTGAAACGCCTGCCAATGGGGCTAATGAACAAAAGTCTGTTAAAAAAACTGTTATAAAAACGGCTAATTTGGATGAACAAAGCCGTGCAATCGCAGGCTATGAAGAACTCTATGAAATAACTGAAAGCGGACGCATTATTACAGTGCGTGAAAATCGTGCTTTAGCTCGTTGCAATGATGAATATGGTTTTCATATTGTCCGTTTAACAAAAGATGGCACAGCATCAAACCATAATGTATTCGAACTATGGAAGCAAGCATTCCCAGAGCTTGAACAAACAAACTTTAAAGGTGCCTTAAAAGCGAAATATGGCACAGGCTGTAAGCTAATTGACAAGCCAGGCATTCACTTTTAA
- a CDS encoding helix-turn-helix transcriptional regulator yields the protein MEQRIKELRASFGWTQEQLSEKLGVSRQTIISIENGRYNPSLELAYKIAKSFQLSIEEVFIFEKGSD from the coding sequence ATGGAACAACGTATTAAAGAATTAAGAGCATCATTTGGCTGGACTCAAGAACAGCTATCCGAAAAACTAGGAGTTTCAAGGCAAACAATTATTTCTATAGAGAATGGTCGTTACAATCCATCTTTAGAACTTGCGTATAAAATCGCAAAATCATTTCAACTAAGTATTGAAGAAGTATTTATTTTTGAGAAAGGTAGTGATTAA